Part of the Imperialibacter roseus genome, TCAGGGCATGTTCTGGGGCATGAGCCACACTGAATTCAAGGCCTATATGGATGAGATAGGCGTCAACTTCATTTCCAGTCATTGCAATGTGACCGAAAATTTTGAAGAGAAATGCGTCCAGGCCGCCGAAATAGGTATGAAACACCTGATTGCTCCCTGGATCGGCCCACAAAAGACCATGGACGACTGGAAGGTGGTAGCCGACAAGTTTAATGCTTGGGGAGAAACAGCCAAAAAAGCCGGCATCCGGTTCGCCTACCACAACCATGGCTACACTTTCGAAGCACTGGAAGGGCAAATGCCACAGGACTTCCTGATTGAAAATACCGACCCTGCCGTGGTGGACTTTCAAATGGATATTTTCTGGGTGGTGACGCCCGGAGCTGATCCGATAGCTTATTTCGAAAAGTACCCGGGCCGCTGGGTATCCTGCCACATAAAAGACCGTGAAAAAGATGCCCCTGCTGGCGAAGGAGACGCTTCGTGCATCGTTGGCACTGGCAGCATCGACTACGCCAAAGTGCTTTCGGCAGCCAAGGCTTCCGGCGTAAAATACTATGTGGTGGAGCAGGAAAAGTATGCCAACTCTACCCCAATGGACAGCGCCAAAGCAGACGCAGAATATGTGTCAAAACTTGTTTTTGCATAAATTGAGCTAACGCAGCCTTTGCTCTGTTCAAAGGCTGCCATTTAATACCTACTTTTCACGTTTACAACTACAACACAATGGATAACTCACGCAGATCCTTTATCAAAAAAAGTGCGCTGGCAGGCACTTTGGCCTTCGCCGGCAGTTCGTTGCTTTCCGAATCGCTTTTCGCCGCCAAAGGCAAGCAGCTCACGGGTCTTCAGCTCTACTCAGTGAGAGATGACATGAAGAAAGACCCGATGGCTACGCTGAAGGCGCTGGCTGACATGGGCTATAAGCACGTGGAGCATGCCAACTACATCGACCGCAAGTTTTATGGCTGGTCGGCCAAAGAGTTCAAGAAAATACTGGACGACCTGGGTATGAAAATGCCCAGCGGCCACACCGTGATGCGCAGCGACCACTGGGACGACAGTAAGAAAGATTTCACTGACGCCTGGAAGTATACCATAGAAGACGCAGCTACTGTTGGCCAGATGTATGTCATCAGCCCGTCGATGACGCAGGGCCAGCGCAAGGAATACGACCAGCTCATGCTGCTGATGGAGCGCTTCAATAAAAGTGGTGAGCTTTGCAAAAAGTCAGGGATGATGTTCGGTTACCACAACCACGACTTTGAGTTCAACGAGAGCCTGAACGGGCAGCTGCTTTATGACATCATCATGAAAAATACCGACCCCAAGCTGGTGATGCAGCAGCTCGACATCGGCAACCTGTACAATGGTGGTGCCACAGCGCTCGAGATCACCAAAAAGTGGCCGGGCCGATTTGCTTCTATGCACGTAAAGGACGAAATTCTGAGTAAGGAGGGCGGTGAGAAGTATGAAAGCTGTGTGCTTGGAAAGGGGATCGTACCGGTCAAAGAAGTCATTGACATCGGAAAGAAAGACGGCACTATCCATTTCATTATCGAGCAGGAAAGCTATCAGGGCATGGCTCCGCTCGCCAGCATGAAGGAAGACCTGGGGATCATGAAGAAGTGGGGATATTAAAGGATTGCTTATTTGAGATTGAAAATTAAAGATTAAAGGCGCCGGGTGGCGCCTTTTTTATTCTCAAACATAGAAGCAATTACTGATCTTCATAAAACTCGTAATCATAATCGATCGTAAACTCCAGCTCCTTGTAAAGATTATAAATTTCAGTTCTGGTTCTAAGTCCTTCTGCACTATAAAAATGCTCCCTGTAATTGTACATATTCTCCTTAATGTAGTACTCTGTTCGTGTGAGTAAACCACCTTCGTAGGCGAACTGATAAACTCTGTCGGAGTAAGTTACCCGAGAAAGATTGTTGTTCTCATAGACATACACGACTCCATCACCTTTTTCAACTACCCCATTCTTTCCGAAAATCTCTTCAGCTGCCTCATCAGGAATATAAGAAGCCAAATACCTGGTAACCTTGCCATCATTATATTCAAATTCCTCCTCATACCCTTTAAAGAGTCTAAGCGGCGCTTCCTTGTTATTATAGAAAACGTGTCTATTGGCTATCGCATCTTCATTGAGGCCAGTCTCCGTGGTAAAAATTTTAACAGGCAGATCAAACTGCCCTCTCTCCACAGACACATTATAAGTAAATATCTCAGAGTGTGTCTTCATCTTAGGGTGGCCATTTTTCACATAGTCCCAATACTTAACAGGCCAGTCGTTTCCATACAAAATATTGTTTTCAGCATTACCCAACTCCAATCCATCCATGACCAAAGGCACATTAATAGGATCAGGCTCTGTCCAAAACTCCCGACGGAATGGGTTTTTGTAATTGTATGGATAAGTCATGTGCTGGTCTACCCTGTCGATGGTGCCGTCGGGGTGATAGTAGGCAACGGCTATCACCCGGTCGTCTTTGTCCTGGGTATCACTCTGGTGGCTGGTGAAGCGAGTGGTGACGGTTTTAATGTTCTCCATCGCTTTCACGGGATCAGCACTCCTGCTGCCCTCCCATGGCTCCACACAGGCGATCAGCAAGAAAGCCAGCGCATAAAACAAGCTGGTCCAGACCAAACCACGATAGAACTTGTGCTCCCTGAATGTATGCAGGCTTTCGATCCTTCTTTTTACACTTTTGGCACTAAAGAAATTGCTCACCCTTTCATAGTAGAGCGTACTCGACAAGTCGATGAGCATGTGAGAATATGCCTTCCTGTCGACATGGCTCATCATGGCCTCATCCGCTTCATATTCTGTATTGAGTCGGATTTGGCTTTTTATTAGCCAGCCTATCGGGTTAAGCCAAAACACTGCTGTGTAGACTTCGGAAAGCAGAAGATCGAGACTGTGCCACCTTGTGGCATGCACTTGCTCATGCCTATAAATAATCGATTCCTTTGAGGTATTAAGCAGGCTTTTGCCAATGAAAATAAGTTGAAAAAATGAAGCACCGGTAAAGGCCTCCTTGTCAACAATAAAAAAAGAAGAAAACTCACCATCAACCTTTTCCGCTGATTTCATTAGCCGGTAAACGCCGTACATACTTATGCCGATTCTTACGAGGAAAAATATCACGCCAATTAAATAAACAAACAAGAGGATATCTCCTGTTTCTACGCTGCTTACCTGTTCCACAGGAAGCGCCGCCGTAGCTATTTCAGTTGCTTCGTCCATTGAGGCGGTGCTCACCGGAGAGGTAACCGGCGACGATGTGGCAATAAACGATGAGGCCCTGGGCTCCTCGTGAAAAGACACCGTTAAAGGAGACGATAAGTGGAGACCGGAAAATGGGATGGCTGCTGACATCAACAGGCAGCTTAGCAGATAGAGCCTCCTGAACTTTACAGAAGTGTTCTTCGACAAGATCAAAAAACCAAAGTAGAGGATGGCACTAGCCCCGCTT contains:
- a CDS encoding sugar phosphate isomerase/epimerase family protein, with the protein product MNYNRRDFIRTAGAVSAGALILPQMGCGSGKSGAETAAEGAAATAETIAKPTLDKFGIQLYSVRDVIPADPKGTMKQLAGFGYKQFEGYEGPQGMFWGMSHTEFKAYMDEIGVNFISSHCNVTENFEEKCVQAAEIGMKHLIAPWIGPQKTMDDWKVVADKFNAWGETAKKAGIRFAYHNHGYTFEALEGQMPQDFLIENTDPAVVDFQMDIFWVVTPGADPIAYFEKYPGRWVSCHIKDREKDAPAGEGDASCIVGTGSIDYAKVLSAAKASGVKYYVVEQEKYANSTPMDSAKADAEYVSKLVFA
- a CDS encoding M56 family metallopeptidase, producing the protein MNSFFIYLLEVSGASAILYFGFLILSKNTSVKFRRLYLLSCLLMSAAIPFSGLHLSSPLTVSFHEEPRASSFIATSSPVTSPVSTASMDEATEIATAALPVEQVSSVETGDILLFVYLIGVIFFLVRIGISMYGVYRLMKSAEKVDGEFSSFFIVDKEAFTGASFFQLIFIGKSLLNTSKESIIYRHEQVHATRWHSLDLLLSEVYTAVFWLNPIGWLIKSQIRLNTEYEADEAMMSHVDRKAYSHMLIDLSSTLYYERVSNFFSAKSVKRRIESLHTFREHKFYRGLVWTSLFYALAFLLIACVEPWEGSRSADPVKAMENIKTVTTRFTSHQSDTQDKDDRVIAVAYYHPDGTIDRVDQHMTYPYNYKNPFRREFWTEPDPINVPLVMDGLELGNAENNILYGNDWPVKYWDYVKNGHPKMKTHSEIFTYNVSVERGQFDLPVKIFTTETGLNEDAIANRHVFYNNKEAPLRLFKGYEEEFEYNDGKVTRYLASYIPDEAAEEIFGKNGVVEKGDGVVYVYENNNLSRVTYSDRVYQFAYEGGLLTRTEYYIKENMYNYREHFYSAEGLRTRTEIYNLYKELEFTIDYDYEFYEDQ
- a CDS encoding sugar phosphate isomerase/epimerase family protein, translating into MDNSRRSFIKKSALAGTLAFAGSSLLSESLFAAKGKQLTGLQLYSVRDDMKKDPMATLKALADMGYKHVEHANYIDRKFYGWSAKEFKKILDDLGMKMPSGHTVMRSDHWDDSKKDFTDAWKYTIEDAATVGQMYVISPSMTQGQRKEYDQLMLLMERFNKSGELCKKSGMMFGYHNHDFEFNESLNGQLLYDIIMKNTDPKLVMQQLDIGNLYNGGATALEITKKWPGRFASMHVKDEILSKEGGEKYESCVLGKGIVPVKEVIDIGKKDGTIHFIIEQESYQGMAPLASMKEDLGIMKKWGY